A genomic segment from Phragmites australis chromosome 6, lpPhrAust1.1, whole genome shotgun sequence encodes:
- the LOC133922698 gene encoding guanine nucleotide-binding protein subunit gamma 2-like — translation MRGEANGGEERRPRGEDHEDDDEEEDQQRPGEGAAQQRQHSQNQRTPRPTSGPQQQPAMRNVGYVGKHRLSAAIARLDQELQSLQDELNELETMEPASEACQEVITSTEGKPDPLLPITSGPENSSWDRWFQRVRSSRSNKWWASKGSDFS, via the exons aTGAGGGGGGAAGCCAACGGAGGGGAGGAGCGGCGGCCGCGAGGTGAGGACcacgaggacgacgacgaggaggaggaccagCAGCGACCGGGCGAGGGGGCGGCGCAGCAGAGGCAGCACAGCCAGAACCAGAGGACGCCGAGGCCTACCTCCGggccgcagcagcagccggcgatGAGGAACGTGGGGTACGTCggcaagcaccgcctctccgcCGCCATCGCCCGCCTTGACCAGGAGCTCCAGTCGCTCCAG GATGAACTGAATGAGCTTGAAACCATGGAACCCGCATCTGAAGCATGCCAGGA GGTGATCACAAGTACTGAAGGAAAACCTGACCCACTTCTTCCTAT CACCAGTGGTCCAGAGAACTCTTCTTGGGACAGATGGTTTCAGCGGGTCCGCAGCTCCCGCAGCAACAAATGGTGGgcatccaaaggctctgattTCTCCTAG
- the LOC133922699 gene encoding protein HIGH CHLOROPHYLL FLUORESCENCE PHENOTYPE 173, chloroplastic-like, which translates to MAAMAASHCASSSSAFLGLPLSNGRRYSNSCFFVANVKPPSSAATPAPIAAALDKETGAAKPRRSRNRRSRKATKSGSTALLTPDDPAEAKNGDLEAEEAANGGGGGRGMVALDDVIVNPVGLGRRSRRVFNEVWRKFSQLGQMSSASVAVPEQDPAVLFRGGPMCDFAVPGAQDTTVLVVGATSRIGRIVVRKLMLRGYIVKALVRRNEPDVIDMLPRSLDVVVGDVGDPSSVQAAVSGSNKVIYCATARSAITGDLNRVDNQGVRNVTKAFQDYYNQLAQSRAGKSSKSKLLIAKFKSPKSVQGWEVRQGSYFQDIYPSRFDGGTDASFEFAESGQAVFSGFVFTRGGYVEVSKRLSLPLGSTLDRYDGLLLSVGGNGRSYVIILETGPLADTSQSKKYFARMNTKIGFCRIRVPFSAFRPVNPQDPTLDPFLVHTLTIRFEPKKQRPGDSSQGSSDPRNFELKMEFIKALPTTQETDIVLVSCTGSGIEPNRREQVLKAKKAGEDALRRSGLGYTIVRPGPLQEEPGGQRALIFDQGNRISQGISCADVADICVKALHDSTARNKSFDVCYEHVSEQGNELYELVAHLPDKANNYLAPALSVLEKNT; encoded by the exons ATGGCTGCCATGGCGGCGTCCCACtgcgcgtcctcctcctccgccttccTTGGCCTCCCGCTCAGTAACGGTCGGCGCTACAGCAATTCTTGCTTCTTTGTTGCCAATGTCAAGCCGCCGTCCTCTGCCGCGACGCCGGCGCCGATTGCCGCCGCGCTTGACAAGGAGACCGGGGCGGCGAAGCCTCGGAGGTCCCGGAATCGCCGTTCCAGGAAGGCGACCAAGTCCGGCTCCACCGCGCTGCTCACCCCCGACGATCCCGCGGAGGCCAAGAACGGGGACCtcgaggccgaggaggcggcgaacggcgggggcggcggcagGGGGATGGTGGCGCTGGACGACGTGATCGTAAACCCGGTGGGGCTGGGCCGGCGGTCCCGGCGGGTGTTCAATGAGGTGTGGCGCAAGTTCTCGCAGCTCGGCCAGATGTCCAGCGCCTCCGTCGCAGTGCCCGAGCAGGACCCCGCCGTCCTCTTCCGCGGCGGTCCCATGTGTGACTTCGCAGTGCCCGGCGCGCAGGACACCACAGTCCTCGTCGTCGGCGCTACCAGCCGCATCGGCCGCATTGTCGTCCGTAAGCTCATGCTCCGGGGATACATCGTCAAG GCATTAGTTAGAAGGAATGAACCGGATGTGATCGATATGCTTCCACGGTCTTTGGATGTTGTGGTTGGTGATGTTGGCGACCCGTCTTCTGTTCAAGCTGCTGTATCAGGTTCCAACAAGGTAATTTACTGCGCGACTGCGCGGTCGGCCATTACCGGAGACCTTAACAGGGTTGATAACCAAGGAGTAAGGAATGTTACCAAGGCGTTCCAG GATTACTACAATCAGCTGGCCCAGTCAAGGGCTGGTAAGAGCAGCAAGAGCAAACTTCTGATTGCCAAATTTAAATCTCCTAAATCTGTGCAAGGATGGGAGGTGCGGCAGGGGTCATACTTTCAGGATATCTATCCTTCTAGGTTTGATGGAGGCACAGATGCGTCATTTGAATTTGCAGAAAGTGGACAGGCTGTTTTCTCAG GGTTTGTTTTCACAAGGGGTGGCTATGTTGAAGTATCTAAACGGCTTTCACTTCCTTTGGGCTCCACCCTAGACAG GTATGATGGCTTGCTTCTTTCGGTGGGTGGAAATGGAAGATCGTATGTTATTATTCTTGAGACTGGtccactggctgacacctcacagAGCAAGAAGTATTTTGCTCGGATGAACACAAAAATTGGGTTTTGTAGG ATAAGAGTGCCATTTTCAGCTTTTCGGCCAGTCAACCCACAAGATCCTACACTGGACCCATTTCTTGTCCACACACTAACCATCAGATTTGAACCGAAAAAGCAG AGACCTGGTGATTCATCTCAAGGATCTAGTGACCCCAGAAACTTTGAGCTAAAAATGGAATTCATTAAAGCATTACCA ACTACTCAAGAAACAGACATTGTACTGGTCTCGTGCACAGGCTCAGGAATTGAACCTAACAGGAGAGAACAAGTCCTGAAAGCAAAGAAG GCTGGAGAGGATGCACTGCGGAGATCTGGCCTCGGATATACAATTGTACGCCCAGGTCCACTGCAG GAAGAACCTGGCGGTCAGCGCGCCTTGATCTTCGATCAAGGGAACAGGATCTCTCAG GGCATCAGCTGCGCTGATGTAGCAGACATCTGCGTCAAAGCGCTGCACGATTCCACAGCAAGGAACAAAAGCTTCGAC GTGTGCTATGAGCATGTTTCAGAGCAAGGGAACGAGCTGTATGAACTT GTGGCCCATCTGCCTGACAAGGCGAATAACTACCTCGCGCCAGCTCTCTCGGTTCTAGAGAAGAACACCTGA
- the LOC133923265 gene encoding uncharacterized protein LOC133923265: protein MKLDRPTLRAEDILNSWPELELGRILRDYGEESNWQSLQKKIVKARAMGGLHSTRELVELIQRMCTMSRGMCEPCTDHSINYMTARLDCKTATRVFQALRIAVNDELQTLEDALYSCYDCLGTGGRLAVISFHSLEDRIVKRTFLDLIHGDEVDETDDEDSSLRPPLDEDDLVLIDIDDDGEPWFKQRVQGKNGTVLTKKPITPSQEEEELNQRCRSAKLRVVQKI, encoded by the exons ATGAAATTAGACAGGCCAACTTTAAGAGCAGAAGATATCTTGAATTCTTGGCCTGAGCTTGAACTTGGGCGTATCCTGCGTGATTATGGGGAGGAAAGTAACTGGCAATCCCTTCAAAAGAAAATTGTTAAAGCCCGGGCAATGGGTGGTTTGCACTCTACCAGAGAGCTTGTCGAACTAATCCAACGAATGTGCACCATGTCAAGAGGTATGTGTGAACCTTGTACAGACCAC TCTATAAACTACATGACGGCAAGGCTGGATTGTAAGACTGCAACAAGGGTGTTTCAGGCCCTCAGGATTGCAGTTAATGATGAACTCCAGACTTTAGAAGACGCACTCTATTCATGCTATGACTGCCTAGGTACAGGTGGCCGTCTTGCTGTAATCTCGTTCCACAGTTTGGAGGACAGAATTGTGAAGAGGACCTTCTTGGACCTTATTCATGGGGATGAAGTGGATGAAACAGATGATGAAGATAG TAGTTTGCGTCCGCCCCTGGATGAAGATGACTTAGTACTCATCGATATTGATGATGACGGTGAACCATGGTTTAAACAGAGAGTGCAAGGAAAGAATGGAACCGTCCTAACGAAAAAACCAATAACCCCTTcgcaagaggaagaggaactAAATCAGAGGTGCAGAAGTGCAAAGCTTAGAGTTGTCCAGAAGATCTGA